The genomic region AGGAGATGGAATTTTAGAATTAACAGATATAAAATCTTCTCCATATCCAGGAGCATCAGTGGTTCCAGATTATTGTAGAGCTACCTATGATAGAAGACTTTTAGTTGGAGAAACATTAGAAAGTGTACTAGCTCCAATTCAAGCATTAATAGATGAAATAGAAAAAGAAGACGAAACATTTAAAGCAAAAGTTTCTTATGCAAAAGGATTAGAAAAATGTTATACAGGACATTCCATTGAAGGGGAAAGATTCTTTCCAGGTTGGATATACAATGATACAGATGAATATGTACAAAAAGCTTTTAATGCTTTAAAAGAAATTGGACAAACTCCTACAATAACTCATTATAATTTTTGTACAAATGGATCTCATTATGCTGGGGAAGCAGGAATTAAAACAATAGGCTATGGACCTTCAAAAGAAAACTTAGCACATACAATTGATGAGTATATAGAACTTGATCAATTATTTAAAGTGACAGAGGGATATTATGCAATTTTAAAGGCTTATTTGAAGAAATAAATTTAATTTAGGGGGGAGATTATGAATAGCACTCAAATGACAGCATTAATAATTATATTTATTTATATGGGGGTAACAGTTTGCATAGGACTTTTTGTTTCTAGAAAAAAATCAAAAGAAATACAAAGTAATGATGATTTTTTAATGGCCAGTAAATCTTTGGGACCAGTTGTTCTTGCAGGAACATTATTTGCAGCAAATACAGGAGGAGCTAGTACTACTGGAATAGCAACCAACGTTTATCAATATGGATTATCAGCTTCTTGGTATGTTATAGCCAGTGGGATAGGTTTTGTTTTAGTATCATTTATAGCACCTTATTTTAGAAGATCCCAATCAAATACATTACCAGATATTATTAATAAAAGATATGGAAAGGCATCTCATATTTTTACAGCCTTTACATCAATTTTAGCTTTATTTATGGCTACAGGAGCTCAAATTATAGCAACAGCTTCTATAATAAATGTTGTAACTGGTTTCAATTTTGAAACAGCAGCTATTGTAAGTACAGTAGTTGTTATAATTTATACAATGTTTGGTGGATTTAAGTCTGTTACAGCTGCAAATCTAATGCATGTATTTTTTATAACTATAGGTATGACAATTGCAATGTTTGCAATGGTTAACAACGAGAATGTTGGTGGATTTACTAATTTGTTTGAAAAGGCTAAATTAATGACAGATATAAATGGAACAAACATGGACATACTTAGTTTTACTAAAATAGGTGCAACTACTATCTTCGGATATATTGCAATGTATTTTATGACTTTCCCCACAGGACAAGAAATAGTTCAAACATATTGTTCTGCAAAAGATGGTAAATCAGCTAAATTAGGTTCTATTCTAGCAGGAATAGTTTCTAGTATTTATGCAATTATTCCAGTAATAATAGGACTTTTAGCCTATGTTTGTATTGATGGGTATGCTTTAGGTGGATCTCAAAAAAATGCTCTAGCTCAAGCTACAATAAATTTTGCCCCTCCTATTCTTGCAGGAATAGTTCTTGCTGCTATTGTAGCTGCTACAATGAGTAGCGCTTCTGGAAATATGATAGGAACTGCTACAATGTTTACAAATGATATTTTTATTCCTTATATTAATAAAGGAATAAAAGATAATAAAAAGGAAATTTTTATTTCAAAAATAACAATGTTAATTGTAGGAAGTGTAGGTCTATTAATAGCTATTAAAGCAAGTAATATAATTAATGTAATGATGGGAGCCTTTGCACTTAGAAGTGCTGGTCCTTTTGCAGCTTTCATATGCGGTATTTTTTATAAAAAAGTTACAAAAAATGCAGGATTTATATCAATGATATCTGGAACATTAGTAGCATTTGTTTGGATTTATGTATTAAAAAATCCTTATAAATTAAATGCAATGATTCCAGGAGGATTAGTAGCATTTATAGTAATATTTGCAGTTTCTGCTATTGAAATAAAAGCAGGAGTAGAACCAGCACCAGAGATTGAATTTGATAATAAATAATAAGGAGGAGCATATGAAAAAAATATTAATAAAAAATGGAGTAATAATAGATGGTAGTAGAAATAAAAGATATGCAGGAGAAGTTCTTATAGAGGGAGAAAGAATTAAACAAATAGGAAAAATAACTGAAAATGCTGATGTAATAATAGATGCTAAAGGGAAAATAGTAGCCCCTGGATTTATCGATACACACAGTCACTCAGATTTAAAAGTTTTATTAGAACCATTTGTTGATGCTAAAATAAGCCAAGGAATAACAACAGAAATATTAGGGCAAGACGGAGTATCAATGGCCCCATTACCTAAAGAATATGTTAGTTCTTGGAGAAAAA from Fusobacterium sp. IOR10 harbors:
- a CDS encoding sodium:solute symporter; amino-acid sequence: MNSTQMTALIIIFIYMGVTVCIGLFVSRKKSKEIQSNDDFLMASKSLGPVVLAGTLFAANTGGASTTGIATNVYQYGLSASWYVIASGIGFVLVSFIAPYFRRSQSNTLPDIINKRYGKASHIFTAFTSILALFMATGAQIIATASIINVVTGFNFETAAIVSTVVVIIYTMFGGFKSVTAANLMHVFFITIGMTIAMFAMVNNENVGGFTNLFEKAKLMTDINGTNMDILSFTKIGATTIFGYIAMYFMTFPTGQEIVQTYCSAKDGKSAKLGSILAGIVSSIYAIIPVIIGLLAYVCIDGYALGGSQKNALAQATINFAPPILAGIVLAAIVAATMSSASGNMIGTATMFTNDIFIPYINKGIKDNKKEIFISKITMLIVGSVGLLIAIKASNIINVMMGAFALRSAGPFAAFICGIFYKKVTKNAGFISMISGTLVAFVWIYVLKNPYKLNAMIPGGLVAFIVIFAVSAIEIKAGVEPAPEIEFDNK